TAAGAAATAATACCACCTTCTAATAATATCCCCGCAAAAAGTAATGGAGGTAAGCTGCCTGTTTCATCAACTGGTAGATTATTCTTTCGATTATATTCTTGTCTTGTTGACCGTATAATCTGTCTTTCATTTAACAGATTACTCACATTTTCTCTTTCAATTGGAGTAAACCATTTAGAATCATCTAAGGCTTTTATTAGAATTGAAGTCGCCCCTTGAGTAACTGCCGTACTATAACTAACACCACCTTCAACTAACTTATACTGCCCTGTTTGATCTCTAAATTTATAAACTCCAACTTCTATTGGTTTTATAGGGCTTATATCATTCAATTCACTTTTAAAACTCGTTTCTCCTATACGAGCAGGTTGCGTCGTTAGGGGTTGGTTCATATAAGCTCCACAACCAATCAATACCATTATCATCGCCCAAAGCGATCCTATTTTAAGTTTATTAACCATTAATTTTTTAATTTGGAATGAATATATTGGACTGTTCTCCGGTAGTTGTATCCAAAATACCGATAGATAAACCTGTAGTTGTTGGCACAAGATCAACTACTAAACTACCAAAAGTAAAGGTCCCCTCTTTAAATGATTCATCTCCGAAAGTATTATTAAATAAATCATTGGTTAATGAACTCAGTAATTGACGATTTAAACTCGCGGTAAATTGTTCTAATTCTGTCGCTTGTTCGCCACTACCATCATCTTCTTTAAACTTATTTTGAGATTCTGCCGAACTTAATAGCCACGAAGCATTGAAAGGATTTCCACCCAAAAATGAAGGGTTCGTTGGACTATAGACTAATTGTTGTGCCGCTATTATACCAGGTATAAAAAACAGTAAAAAAGGGGTTAATTTTTTCATTTTGTTTCGGTTTAAAATCTTATTTTTCTCTTGGCTAATAATAAGCGTTTCTGAGCATAGGTATTTATGGCAAAAATTGCCTGTTGTGCCATAATTTCTAAATATTCTTGATTCGGGTTTGTAGTTGTTTTATAAACATCTGTATCATCTATAGTTATTGTAATTTCACTATTAATACCAATCATAGGTTTTTCATTTACATTGATAATGAAAGGGTATTTTAAACTACTTGAACTGTATTTTTGATAAAAATAATCGTAAAAATCTTTGCCTAATTTCGTTATAACATCATCGACAACTAAACCCATTATTTCAAAATTTTCAGCTTCTGCTTGATTGAATTCAGTTTTTTTTTTATTTGATATAACTAGCGTGTCTTTCGAAATTAAAAGTTTTTCTTTTCGTATGTACAAAAACAATTTAATTTCTTCATTTGGTTGAATATTAATTTTTAGCGTTGATAATTTTTGACTTTCATTTGGTGAAAGTGAAAATATACCCGCTTGAGAGTTTTTAGAAAGATTACCATTTTTTCCATATTTAAGAGATAATAATAAATATTCGAGATCAGATTGATAGATATTGTCTGTATTTTCCGCATACCCATCAATATTAATCAACCCTTCTGAATTTTCTACTTTTAAAACTGCTTTTACCGCAATATTATTTTCTTGTGCCATAAATATGGTACAAAAAAACAAACAAAATCCTGTAAAAAACAAGCGTCTAAAATTCATTTTTAATATTTTATTCTATTAAATTAATAAGTAAATAATTGAAACGATTAATTATAATTAGTTATAAAAATATGTTGATTATCGGTTTTTTGGTTGATAATAATATTTTTGGATAAACTATTTTCACCATAGATATAAATACCATTATTATTTCCCGTTTGAAATATTTGCATATTACTATCTTTTGAACCGTAAAAGCTCATAAATTCATAAAAATTTTGATCACCATTTTGAGTTACTTCAAGATTGTCTTTAACTGAAGTTTTGATATTGATATAATTATAATCTCCATTCTGAAACAAAGTTGTTTTTGAAAACATAGTACTTTTTTTATGTTCTTGTTTAAGAGGTTCAGCTTCGCTTTGATTCTGATTAAAATAAGCATTTATCAAGGTAGAATTTTCGTCTTGTAATTGTTGTGCATTACAGAAACTAAAAAAAACTAAGCACATTAGCAAGGTTATGTATTTTATTTTCATAATATTAATTTTTTAAGCAAATTGAATGTCTCTCAAATATAAGAATAATAATTAATACCAATTTAACTAAATAATTACGCATCAAATAGTTACTATTTTATTTTTTTACACATTATTGTAAAAATTAATTGGCATTAAAAGAAAGGAGCAAAAACCAACCTTTTGCTCCTTTTGTTAACTATTAGTTAGATTGAATTAAACCTGCAACATTACCAGTTCCTATTTGATTAACAGTATGTGAATGGTTACCTCCAAATTGACCTACCAATGATAAGTTTCCAAAACCAATTTGAGTAGACGTTACTTTATTATTCATTCCTTCTTGCCAAATACCTGAAACATTTAAGATTCCGTCTTGAGTAACACATGCTCCATTACCATTTCCAAATTGAGCAATACCTGAAACGTTTAATAGACCATCTTGATCTACAGTGGCATTATTTCTATTACCTTCTTGATAAATACCGCTAAGGTTCAACTCACCATCTTGACGCACGTTAGTACTATTTCTATTACCAATTTGCTCTGAATAACTTAAGTTGGTAGTACTAAATGGATTATCTTGACCTTGATATACATCTGACTCGTTTCCATTTCCATCTTGTATTTGAAATGATGCGTTTGTTACTCCAGTCTGAGTAGCAGTTACTTCATTGTTATTACCCATTTGATTTTGTTCGGCTAAATTTTGATTTGAATAAAAATTTTGATTGATTTTTGCATTATTTCCATTACCATCTTGTATTTGAACAGCCATATTGTCATCAGAACTCCACCATGTACGACCTTCATTCTGATATACCTCAGCTGTATTTCTATTACCATATTGCGTTTGATCCGACACGTTATTCTCATTTGTTTGTTTAGAAACAGCTAAATTATTATTACCAAAAGCTTGAAGTTGCGTTGCACTGTTATTTCTAGAATAACCTTCGCCTTGATCTATAATTGCCCAATTTCTATTTCCGTACCCTTGTGTTTGAGAAGCATAATTATTACCTCCACGTCCATTGATATTTTGATAAACATCTGCATGGTTATTATTACCCATCATCTGAGTCTGTTCAGAAACATTAAATTCGTCTCCTTGATACGCATGAGCCCAATTGCCATTACCACCCTCTTGAGTTTGTACAGCACTATTCCATGCTGTATATCTATACCCTTGTACAATAATAGCTTCATTATTATTGCCATCCTGGTATTGCTCTGCATAATTTGCTCCTCCAGAAGCTCCTATGTTTTGTGAAATTCTGGCATCATTACCAATACCATATTGCATTTGAAATGCTTGATTCCAGATTTTAGCTTGATTGATACGAGCCTTATTTCTCGTGCCCTCTTGGTAAACATCTGCATAGTTTTCCGAATCGACTTGATCAACATCTGATTCGTTTTGTTGACCTACTTGAACAATCAATGCTCCGTGATCTGTACCTGATTGATCAAGTGTACTCTGGTTACCTTGAGCATAAGTAAAGCCTGTTGCACCAATTACTAGTGCAGTAATAAATAATTTTTTCATCGTAAAAAATTTTAAGTTAAAAATAAATTGGTTATTAAATAAAAAGTTAGTTCATACATTCTTATAATGGTGATAACCATTATAAAAAATATGTAATTAGAAAAATTTTGTTTTTGAAAATTTTCCTAACAGGTCTAAGTTTAGAGTTACTTAAAATTCCTGCTATTTAACAAGCATAATGATGTAATAAATGTAAATACATTTTTGGGGGTTTAATCTTTTTCATAGCAGCGAAAAATAATAACTTGGTTACTAAAATTGGTACATAATTAATAATTGCTCAAAAGCAATAAAAATATGTTTAACTTTTTCAAGTTAGGATCTAAAAAAGCTATTTAAAAATTTTGCTATTATGCAAGTGTGAAGAAAACAATGTTGGTTGGTTGATTGAAATCTCGTATTCCTTTTCATAGCAAATAAAAATAAATAACACAACGAATTTAACATTTTTTTTCGAATAATAACAATAAAATAATAAAAAGGGGGTTTTTCCCCTTTATTGACAGGAAAAACCCCCTTTAATTATAGAGTTAATGATTAAGCAATATTTAAATGAGAATGCTATACTTTAAATTGTTCAATATAGTCTACTATATTGAACACAATGAAACTCTTTTTACTAAAACTCCTGTAAGGAGCCTTCAACAATACATTTACTTCGGCTTCTGAGAATTTTTCATTTTCGCAATTCTTGTTTGAAAAACGCTCTGGAATAATGGCATGTCTATCCAATTTCTTCTCAATAGCTGCATAGGCATTTTTCTTTCTGCATAATCTAAGTTCTGCTTCTCTTGTACCTTCGCCTGGACCATGACACAAATAACATCGATCTGATAAAAATAGGTATTGTTATTTATTCTCAAAATTAAATTCAGCCATTATAGGATAATGATCTGATAAACCTTCTGGTTTTCCTTCGTTAAAAATAGTCACATTCTTACATGATTTAGACATAATTGGGCTAGTTAAGATATAATCTATTCGTTGTTTATTTTGAATAACCTCAGTAGCCGTTTGATAGGTTCCAATTAATACTGGGGTAGGGTATGTAAATCTATTATTTATTTCAATAAAATTCTTACTAACATCGATTGCAGGTATTGCTAAGAAAGCTGAAATAACGGAATAATCAAATTCTCCAAGCCTCAGGTTAGAATAATTACTTTCATTCTTATCGTTTAAGTAATGCTGCTGCAAACTTTTATTACGTTTTAACAAATCTTCATCAAATGGAGAATGTGCATTGAAATCTCCAAGAACAATAAATTTCTCACTCTTTACTTTTTTAATTTTTTCAGCAAGAATATGTGCTTCTTTTAGCCTAAAATCTACATCAGCTGGCGATAAATGGACCACGAAGAAATCAATGCCATAAGTTTGGCAATGTAAAAAACCATGCCAAAAATTATCGATAACACGTTCCTTTAACATGATTGGTTTCTTTGAAGTAATACCAACTGGATACCCTTCAGTTTTTAATATTTGCACATATTCATGTCCCCATTTTAGAGCATCCTCTTTAAGTTTTTTCTGATCATAACCGCATAACTCTTGTAATGCTAGAACATCTGGATTTTCACTCTTAATCCATTTAATCCAATTTTCCTTTCTTATAGTATCTTTACCCCAGTCGAAACCATTCCAAATATTATAGGTCATTACTTTAAAATTCGTTTCGGACTCTTGTGCACTAGTATTTATGGAAGACAAAATTACCATAGAGATAAAAGTGAAATTAAATAGATTAATGAATTGTTTCATAATGTATTTTTTATTTTGAATAAGTTGAAATATGTTTAGTTCATTAATTTAGTTTAATGCTGAAACTATCATAAGATTCATTACGCCAAGATTTTTCTATTGTAGAAGGAGATATCCCGAAAAAAGGAGAAAAAGTTTTTATTATAATGGTTTGCTTATCTGGAAGAAATTCTAATATCCGCAACCATCCATCACCCCCATTTCCATGCCATCCACCTCCATCGGCCTGAGCATTAAACACCATTTGGTGTACATCTTTTTGCCCTGCATTCTTTTCCTTTCTGTAACCAACGTTTTCAGTAAACCCTCCTGTACCTCCAATATGCCCACAAAATACCATTTCAATATTTTTAGACGGGGCAATTAATGTCTCCCACAATTTTTTACCGTGCGTAACATCTTTAACTTTATATCCTTCTTTTTCAATTAAGGCATTATCATTTGTCATGGATTTCATATAACTATGTGTCAAAACAACTCCCTTATAGTCTTTATATTTTTCTCTTGCAAAAATGGCTTCGCTCTGCTTAACAATTGTATCTCTCGGATTAAACTCCAACGAGGCTATAAGGTATTTAACATTATGAGGTGAAACAAATTCATAATAGGCATTTTCTAATGTCTGCTCACCTGAAAAATTAGGCATCATTCCTGTTAAAATACTACTTGTTGATTCCATTTGATTTGGAGAAAAATAAGAATTCAGTTGAGAATAACGATTTTCAGCAGACTTACTACCATAATCATGATTTCCAGCACACAAAATATATGGTACAATGGTATCTAAAACAGAAAACGCTTCTCTAACTGCCGACCATTGCTGATTGCTATTTTGATCTCCATTCACTCCATCTCCTACTGGTATGTTATTTTGCTCTACTAAGTCACCTTGGCATAAAACAAGTTCAATATTTAGTTTTTCCTTATTCCGTTTTATCCACCTTGTCATCAATGAAAATATCGGTTGATTTTGTTCAAATTTAATATAAGTTTGAGGGTCAGGTAATACAATCATTGTCCATGATGCCTCATTTTCTAATTTTGGTTGACCAGACTGTGCATAAATTTTATTTAGAAAAAAACTAAAAGTAATGAGTAGTGTAAGGGTTAATTTTCTCATAGTATTATGTTTACAAAATTTTACCGTGGATTTATTTAAAAACGACATCGAAATGATTTTATTAAAAAGCTAGAGTCCTTGGCTATACTAAATTTGTTTTTACTCTTTTCTTTCAATTATTATTATCGTTTTATTGAGCTTTTTAATTCCAATAACAACTTCTTTATATTCCCAAGCATTTCCATTTTTGTTGGCAAAAATCAACATTCTTCCTTTTCCATTAGAACCTTTTACCCGAAAGCTAAAATCAATAGAGTCGTAATCATTTGAGTATTGCACAACACCCTCTAAAATAGCTAATTTGTCAAGAGGTTCCAGTGTTCCTAAAAGTGCTATAACCTCTTCATTTTCTTGTGCTTTTTGTAGTGCATTATCTACTAGATCAGTATCCGCATATGCCCTTGTTATGTCAGAGATGTTTTCTCCAATTTCTGAAGAGGAAATTAGTCCAATACCCATTAAGAATATTGCGACCATTGGAGTAAGCCATTTCCAATTCCGTTGCCACCAACTTTTATGTTCAATTAATTCGTTCATATTGTTTAATAATACCTAACGGTTTGGGTTATGGTTTCGTTATATTAAACATTAGGTTAACAACCTTTTTATACCAAATTTTAATTGCATAAACTTCTAGCTACATAAAATTTTATTCACATTATAGTTAATGTACCCAACTCTTAGTTCTTTGAAGTAGGTTCTAGAAGTTCTTTATATTTTAGTTCTATAAGAATAGCTACCTGAATTACTAATTTATAGCGACGTTGAGTAAGACGAAGCGTTGCCGTAAGTCCGTTAATAATAATAATAATAATACAACTTATATAGCCCACAAAGCAAATTTCAATAGACTACAAAACATTGTTCTTTATAATCTAAAATTATTACTTCTATATCCTTTTCAAAAATTGTAATTACATCGGCAAAAACAGACCAATCCTTTATCAATTTAGCCCTCTTTCAAGCAATTGCATTAAAAGTAGAATATTTTATTTTTTCCATAAACTTTTTAGACTTTAGTTGGCCCCTAAAACTCCCTGTAAGGAGCCTCCAACAACGCATTTACTTCATCTTCAGAAAATTTAGCTTTTTCGCTATCCCAATGCAAGGTTTTATTTGGAAAACGACCGGCAATAACCCCTAACAAAATAGTTTCCGTTAAACGTGAAGCATAAGAAAAAGGTGCCGTACATTTATCTTTACCTAAACAAGCATCGACAAATTGATGGTAATGCTTTTCTCCCTCTGAATCATAATTTCGAATGGGCTCTCCCAAGTTATGCTCCTTACTTATCGCAGCAATTTCTTCAGATATATCTACATATTTTCCATCTACAATTTTTCTAGGTAATTGCATAAAGTGAGGTAAAAGTAAACGCCCTTTTTCACCAATAAACATAGCTCCTTGATCTGGCAACTTACCATCACCTTCCACTTTTGTTTCTAAGGACATTTTTTCATCTAACGTTGCTTCCTTAACTTTCTTAGATTCAGCTTTTGCAGTATTACTTCCTGGCAATTTTAAATCTTCATGGTCTTTAGGAGCTCCTGGTCCATCATACCAAACCCATTTTAAGGTTTCTGCTGTGAATTTAGTTTGCGGAAATTCATAAGTTACAATATTGTTTTCTGGAAATCCAAAACCTGTTGGTTTTCTGCATTCGTTAAGTATCGTTTTTGGAACGTCAAGCTCCAAGGCATTGTATGGTGTGTCAAAAATATGTACCCCCATATCTCCCAAGGTACCACAGCCATAATCTAATAATTTTCTCCAATTCCCAGGATGATAAACACCTTCTTTATATGGTCTTTCTGCCGATGTACCTAACCATAAATTCCAATCCAACGTTTCTGGTACAGGGTCCGAACCTTTAGGCTCAGGGCCATCATAACCCCAATTTTTAGGCGACCATGCTCTTACTGTATGCACTTTACCAATAATACCTGATTGAATAAGTAAAGTTGCTAATTTATAATCGTAAAAAGAGTGAACTTGAATACCCATCTGTGTCACCAAATCTTTCTCTTCTGCAATTTTTCGCATTGCTCTAGCTTCTGACACGTGATGCGTTAAGGGTTTTTGACAATACACAGCCTTTCCTTTTTCCATTGCCATCATTGATGCCGGTGCATGCGTATGATCTGGTGTAGAAACAATTACAGCATCAAATTTATCAGACATTTCTTTAAACATTACGCGATAATCCGCATATGTTTTAGCATTGGGATGTAACTTTTTTGCTGCTGCTAAATAGTTCGAATCTACATCACAAAGTGCAACCATATCTACCATATCATGACTAGAAATAGCATTAAGATCTGCTGCACCCATATTACCAACACCTATGTGTGCAACTCTTAAGCGTCCATTTTCATTCAGTTGAATTTCTGCCTCTTCACCTTTTTTCGTCTTATTTTTACACATCGCTAATGATGGGGAAATGGCAATACCCAATGCTCCTAAACTACTTATTTTTATAAATTTTCTCTTATCCATGATGTGTTTTTAAAGTTTTCTTAATTTAATATTTCTGAACCAAATTGGACTTGAATGATCTTGAAAACCAATATAACCGGTCTTAAAAGTTCCATACAATTTTTCTTCTTTCCATTTACCAGCATTCTTTTTAGCATACCAGTCTTCTGACCATGGAACAAATTCGACCACTTTCTTCCCATTTAACCAATACTCAGCTTTTTCTGGCGTAAACAGGATACGCGTACTGTTCCACTCCCCTGTCGGATTTAGTTGTTTATTCTCTGGATTAGCAGGATACATAGCATAATCAGCAGCAGTTGATTGTAATGGGTGTAGTTCCGAAGGATTTTCATATCCTAAACTTGTGTTATATTCGGTAAGGCTGTGAATTTTAGCATAATTTTCATCATCTATCAGTTGATATTCTGGGGCAATGTTTGGTGGCCCTGCATTTGGAATATTTTCTTTAAGGTGATAAAATATTCCACTATTTCCTCCTTCAGGAATTTTCCATTCAACATACAATTCAAAATTGTCAAATTCTTCGTCACCGTAAATAATATCTTTCCCACCTTTATAATCCTGCTCTAAACCAAGCTCAGTATCAAAAGTTAAAACACTATCTTTTACTATCCACCCCGGAGGTAAGGCATCACCATTATACGCTCGCCAACCTTTAGTACTTACACCATCAAACAGCGTAATCCAATCATTAGAAGTTTTATTTTCAGTTTGTGCTGTTTCTTTACTTTCCACATCTTTTTTTGAATCCTTTTTACAAGAAAGAGTTAAACAAAGAACAATTAAAAGTGTCATTGATTTTTTCATGGTTTGTTTTATTTAATTTCAAAAACTATTATTCTACTAAAATTTCATCAATAAATAAGAAGACGCCGCTACCAGCTGGTGTTCTTTTTAAATTAGTAGCAATTACTTTAATATATTTTGTTTGTTGTTTGTCAAATTTAACGATAAAATCTTTAAGTTCAGAACCTGCATTTTTAGCATAGGGTCTTTCTAAATTTCCAACACTATTAAACTTTTTACCATCATCTGAAACAAATACTTCAATTTTTATAGGGTAATAAATCCCAGGACCTTGATTTTCTAATGCACCTACAGTAACTTTATGTATCTCTGTTGGTTGATCTAAATCAATAACCACTTCCATGTTGTCATTTAACCAAGCTTGCCATTGACCGTCATGGAAGTTTTTTGTACCACGCAACGTATTTACCAAAGTACTTGGTCCTGAACCGGTATATCTATCGTTATACGGAATTACATAATTAACCACTTTGGCAACACCTTTATGGAATTTTATAGTATCCATAAAAACTTTACCAATAGGCTTATCGTATTCAAATAAAGATGCCTTTACAACGGTAGATTCTGAAATTTCTACTGGATTAACATAAGGAATAGCCTTCTCACTTAATTTTGCATCACCCAACACATATCTAATATCGGACTTTGGAAATTCATTTTGCAATGTCATTTTTACAGATTTATTTTCTAAATCAATATCCATATCAGAGGTTACTAGATAAGCACTTTTAGCATAATTAATACCTAATTCATCGTACCTATTAAATTGTGTTTTTATTCTTTTTGAAAAATCATTCCAGTCTCGTAATTTTATTGGTGACCATAGAGCTTCAGACAATGCGGCCAATCTTGGAAAAATCATATATTCAGAATGAGAAGTTGTCGGTATATATTCTGCCCATAAATTAGCCTGACCACCCAAAATATGTTTGGCCTCTTTTTCAGACATTCCTTCAACAATGGGATCAAATTGATAAACTTTACTCAATGGAAGATACCCCCCTTGTGCTATTGGTTCATCATTTTGCGGCCCTTGATAATGGTCAAAATAACAATAACTCCCTGGAGTCATAATTACATCATGCCCTTGTTCTGCAGCCTCTTCTCCTCCTTTTACTCCTCTCCAGCTCATAACTGTGGCTTCAGGTGCCAAACCACCCTCTAAAATCTCATCCCATCCAATCAATTTCTTACCTTTACTATTGATAAATTTTTCCATTCGTTTTACAAAATAACTCTGTAATTCATGAACATCTTTTAGACCTTCCTTTTTCATTCTTCTTTGGCAATCAGGACACTTCTCCCAATTGGTTTTGGTAGCCTCATCACCTCCTATATGGATATATTTAGACGGAAAAACTTCCATAACTTCTGTTAATACATCCTCTAGAAATTCAAAAGTAGTTTCTTTGCCCGCACAGTAAATATCTGTAATTGGCCAAACTCCCCCAGAAGGTACAGCCACCGGGTTACCATGACATGTTAATTCAGGATAAGCAGCCATAACGCTAGTAACGTGAGCTGGCATTTCAATTTCAGGAATTACGTCAATATTATTTTGAGCAGCATAAGCCACAATTT
The nucleotide sequence above comes from Aureibaculum algae. Encoded proteins:
- a CDS encoding curli production assembly/transport component CsgF produces the protein MKKLTPFLLFFIPGIIAAQQLVYSPTNPSFLGGNPFNASWLLSSAESQNKFKEDDGSGEQATELEQFTASLNRQLLSSLTNDLFNNTFGDESFKEGTFTFGSLVVDLVPTTTGLSIGILDTTTGEQSNIFIPN
- a CDS encoding CsgE family curli-type amyloid fiber assembly protein, which produces MNFRRLFFTGFCLFFCTIFMAQENNIAVKAVLKVENSEGLINIDGYAENTDNIYQSDLEYLLLSLKYGKNGNLSKNSQAGIFSLSPNESQKLSTLKINIQPNEEIKLFLYIRKEKLLISKDTLVISNKKKTEFNQAEAENFEIMGLVVDDVITKLGKDFYDYFYQKYSSSSLKYPFIINVNEKPMIGINSEITITIDDTDVYKTTTNPNQEYLEIMAQQAIFAINTYAQKRLLLAKRKIRF
- a CDS encoding endonuclease/exonuclease/phosphatase family protein, whose protein sequence is MKQFINLFNFTFISMVILSSINTSAQESETNFKVMTYNIWNGFDWGKDTIRKENWIKWIKSENPDVLALQELCGYDQKKLKEDALKWGHEYVQILKTEGYPVGITSKKPIMLKERVIDNFWHGFLHCQTYGIDFFVVHLSPADVDFRLKEAHILAEKIKKVKSEKFIVLGDFNAHSPFDEDLLKRNKSLQQHYLNDKNESNYSNLRLGEFDYSVISAFLAIPAIDVSKNFIEINNRFTYPTPVLIGTYQTATEVIQNKQRIDYILTSPIMSKSCKNVTIFNEGKPEGLSDHYPIMAEFNFENK
- a CDS encoding metallophosphoesterase — protein: MRKLTLTLLITFSFFLNKIYAQSGQPKLENEASWTMIVLPDPQTYIKFEQNQPIFSLMTRWIKRNKEKLNIELVLCQGDLVEQNNIPVGDGVNGDQNSNQQWSAVREAFSVLDTIVPYILCAGNHDYGSKSAENRYSQLNSYFSPNQMESTSSILTGMMPNFSGEQTLENAYYEFVSPHNVKYLIASLEFNPRDTIVKQSEAIFAREKYKDYKGVVLTHSYMKSMTNDNALIEKEGYKVKDVTHGKKLWETLIAPSKNIEMVFCGHIGGTGGFTENVGYRKEKNAGQKDVHQMVFNAQADGGGWHGNGGDGWLRILEFLPDKQTIIIKTFSPFFGISPSTIEKSWRNESYDSFSIKLN
- a CDS encoding cytochrome c oxidase assembly factor Coa1 family protein, whose amino-acid sequence is MNELIEHKSWWQRNWKWLTPMVAIFLMGIGLISSSEIGENISDITRAYADTDLVDNALQKAQENEEVIALLGTLEPLDKLAILEGVVQYSNDYDSIDFSFRVKGSNGKGRMLIFANKNGNAWEYKEVVIGIKKLNKTIIIIERKE
- a CDS encoding Gfo/Idh/MocA family protein, translating into MDKRKFIKISSLGALGIAISPSLAMCKNKTKKGEEAEIQLNENGRLRVAHIGVGNMGAADLNAISSHDMVDMVALCDVDSNYLAAAKKLHPNAKTYADYRVMFKEMSDKFDAVIVSTPDHTHAPASMMAMEKGKAVYCQKPLTHHVSEARAMRKIAEEKDLVTQMGIQVHSFYDYKLATLLIQSGIIGKVHTVRAWSPKNWGYDGPEPKGSDPVPETLDWNLWLGTSAERPYKEGVYHPGNWRKLLDYGCGTLGDMGVHIFDTPYNALELDVPKTILNECRKPTGFGFPENNIVTYEFPQTKFTAETLKWVWYDGPGAPKDHEDLKLPGSNTAKAESKKVKEATLDEKMSLETKVEGDGKLPDQGAMFIGEKGRLLLPHFMQLPRKIVDGKYVDISEEIAAISKEHNLGEPIRNYDSEGEKHYHQFVDACLGKDKCTAPFSYASRLTETILLGVIAGRFPNKTLHWDSEKAKFSEDEVNALLEAPYREF
- a CDS encoding 3-keto-disaccharide hydrolase is translated as MKKSMTLLIVLCLTLSCKKDSKKDVESKETAQTENKTSNDWITLFDGVSTKGWRAYNGDALPPGWIVKDSVLTFDTELGLEQDYKGGKDIIYGDEEFDNFELYVEWKIPEGGNSGIFYHLKENIPNAGPPNIAPEYQLIDDENYAKIHSLTEYNTSLGYENPSELHPLQSTAADYAMYPANPENKQLNPTGEWNSTRILFTPEKAEYWLNGKKVVEFVPWSEDWYAKKNAGKWKEEKLYGTFKTGYIGFQDHSSPIWFRNIKLRKL
- a CDS encoding glycoside hydrolase family 20 protein, which codes for MRQHFKLLTLIFVISLYSCSDNSKSKDFTVNDINIIPKPAELTLDKGSFSIDENTKIIAHDSLKNIAKILTDKLKSSSNIELDFSESSDSNFIQFVAKEGLENEAYELSITNKKVTVTANSLGGFLYGVQSILQLLPAEIYGTDTKGDLILPAVEIKDKPRFRYRGLMLDLSRHFFPKEYILKTIDRLAMHKMNVLHLHLVDDQGWRMEIKKYPKLTEIAAWRVDQEDKHWNARDKNDPNVKGTYGGFLTQKELKEIVAYAAQNNIDVIPEIEMPAHVTSVMAAYPELTCHGNPVAVPSGGVWPITDIYCAGKETTFEFLEDVLTEVMEVFPSKYIHIGGDEATKTNWEKCPDCQRRMKKEGLKDVHELQSYFVKRMEKFINSKGKKLIGWDEILEGGLAPEATVMSWRGVKGGEEAAEQGHDVIMTPGSYCYFDHYQGPQNDEPIAQGGYLPLSKVYQFDPIVEGMSEKEAKHILGGQANLWAEYIPTTSHSEYMIFPRLAALSEALWSPIKLRDWNDFSKRIKTQFNRYDELGINYAKSAYLVTSDMDIDLENKSVKMTLQNEFPKSDIRYVLGDAKLSEKAIPYVNPVEISESTVVKASLFEYDKPIGKVFMDTIKFHKGVAKVVNYVIPYNDRYTGSGPSTLVNTLRGTKNFHDGQWQAWLNDNMEVVIDLDQPTEIHKVTVGALENQGPGIYYPIKIEVFVSDDGKKFNSVGNLERPYAKNAGSELKDFIVKFDKQQTKYIKVIATNLKRTPAGSGVFLFIDEILVE